The nucleotide sequence TGTGCCCCGTCAGCACCGCGCTCACCAGGTAGCGCCCGCTCACCGGCGCCGTGAACGTGCCTGCGGGTGGTAGGCGTCAGTGCCGGCAGCCGCCCCGTCCCAGGGACCTCGCTGCCCCCAGCGTGGGGTCTGCACGCCCGGGGCTGCCCACTGTACCCCACGGccatcgctgcacccccaggacaTGCACGGCCCCCCCAAAAGCCCCCTATCCCATGGCCTTCAGCACACCCTGGGGCCAGGCTTCACCCACGAGAATGCAGCTCACCCCACCCAACCCAGCccatgcctgccctgcagcccccatcccACCCTGCAACCCCCATCCACCCCGCAGCCCCCATCCCACCCTGCAACCCCCATCCACCCCGCAGCCCCCATCCCACCCTGCAACCCCCATCCACCCCGCAGCCCCCATCCACTCCGCAGCCCCCATCCCACTCTGCAACCCCCATCCACTCCGCAGCCCCCATCCTGCTCTGCAGCCTCcatccaccccacagcccccatccCACTCTGCAGCCCCCATCGCACCCCACACCTGCCTCAcagcccccatcccaccccccagcccccatccCGCCTCACAGTCCCCTTCCCCCCTATCCCAAGCCCCGGCCGTGCCGCTCACCCGTCTCGGGGTCGTAGGCACCGCCGTCGTTGAGCAGCACCTGGTCGAAGGGCACGGTACCCGGCTCCGCGCGCTGGGTGCTCAGGGCGGCCGAGAAGGCGATGCGGGGCACGGAGCCCGGCGCCCCCACCGCGCCTGGGCACCGCATCAGCACGGGGCACCCAgcccagcacctcctgcccccaaagcacctcctgccccccagcccagcagctgcaccccccaccccatacCTGCCAGTTTGCTGTGCCTGTGCCCCCCACCCTGACCACATCCCCAGCCGTACCCATCATCCCAGTGCTCTGTGCCTCCCCCCACTCCCCTTGCACCCACCCAGACAGCCCTCAGCTGCCCTTgcagacccccaggtccccccaccAAGCCGCCCAGCCCCTGCCTACCTCTCTCTCCGGGCAGCCCtagagggaaggggaggagggggctgcATGGCTGGCACGGGGCAGGACCCCAGGCGCTGGGTCCGGCCGTGCCAGCGCTGCCCCACTGCAGGGCAGGGGTGTGGGGGAGCTGCTCCTTACCTGGGGGGCCCATGGGGCCTTGTTCTCCATCTTTGCCAGGGGGCCCAGAGGGCCCGGGTGGGCCCATCTCACCCCTGGGGCCAGCGGGTCCAGGGGGGCCCGGGGGGCCTGAAGAGCAGATGGGGGTTAGAGCTGCCCtggccccacagcccttcccctcaccCCACAGCCCTGCATCTCCATGTCCACACACCTCAAAGCCCCATGGCTTGTGTCCCCATGACCTTGAGGCTCCATGTCCCTAATCCCCACCACCCCTGGCTCCCCCCAGCCATGCCCCACATCCCCACACCCCCATCCCTCTCTCTGTGGTAACTCCATATCCCCATTCCTCAAAGGCCCATGTCCCCATGACTCCACCATGGTCCCCAGGCACCATCCCTGCAGCCCTGTTTCCCCTGCTCCCCGTGATGCCTTGTGTCCCCATGACTTCACCATGGTCCCCAGGCACCATCCCTGCAGCCCTGTGCCCCCTGCTTCCCCGTGCCCCCTGCTTCCCCGTGATGTCTTGTGTCCCCAGGACTCTGCCATGGTCCCCAGGCACCGTCCCTGCAGCCCTGTTTCCCCTGCTCCCTGTGATGCCTTGTGTTCCCGTGTCCCTATGTCCCCGCACCCCGTGCCCCACGCACCGTCGCGGTCCCGCTGCTCCAGGCGCAGCACGTCCCCTCGCAGGTGCTGCAGGCTGCTGTTGAGGGCGTTGAGGCGGCGCGGGAGCTGCGAGTCCAGCGCCTTGTGCAGCAGCGCGGCGTGCGCGGCGGCCGAGCCGTTCAGCTCCCGCACGGCGCCCCACAGCCCGGCCACATGCCGGCCCAGCCCGTCccgcagcccccgcagccccccggccACGGCGTCCAGCTGCTCGCACAGCCCCTCCAGTTTGGCCACCCGCGGCTCCAGCCCGGCCGGGCAGCCCCCGGCCCGCGTCAGCTCCCGCACCAGCGCCTCCAGCCGCTCCTCGCTCTCCGcctcccgcgccgccgccgccgcggccgcctGGTCCAGCTCGGCCACGATGCGGTCGGTGACGCTGCCCAGCTGGCGCTGCCGGGCGTCCTGCTGGTCCAGCGCGTCCTGCAGCCCCTGCACCGTGCCGTTCAGCCCGCCCAGGCCCAGCAGCGCCGCGGCCAGCTCGTCCCGCAGCGCCCGCAGCTCGGAGGGCGAGGGGCCCCCGAACACGCCGAACCCGTCCAGcggcggctccggctccggcggggcggcggcgggcccgggccgggccgggccgcaggCCGCGGTACACGCATCCACCTGCGCCCGCAGCCGCTCCAGCTCCGGCCCCGGGGCGCACGTCCGGGGGCAGGGGCCGTCGCGCAGCCCCCCCAGCTCGGCCTCCAGCCGCCCCGTCCGGTTGCGGAGCTGCGCCAGCTCCTCCGCCACGGCCCCCCCCGGCTCCAgccgccccgccagcccccccagcgcctccccctgcacccccagcagctcccgcagctccgCCCTGTCTGCCCGCAGCCCGCGCAGGGTCCCCGCCAGCCCGTCCCCGCCACTCCCCAGTGCCCGCAGCTGCCCCTCAGTGTCCTGCAGCCGCCGCTCCAGCTGCCGCACCAGGGGCCCGAGCTGCCCGTCCCCGTCCCGCCCGGCCGGCGCGGGGGTGGCGGGGCAGGGCTGGCCGCAGCGGGCCAGCAGCCCCTCCAGCTCGGCCAGGCGGGCTCCGCGCTGCGCCCCGCTGGCCGCCAGCCCCTCCACCGCCCGGCTCAGGTTGGCCAGGCGGCCCGGCAGCCCGCCCTGCCGGGGCTCGGGCTCGGGGGACCACGGGCCGGCCCGCGACGCGTTCAGCCGCCCCTCCAGCTCCGCCAGCCGCCGGGCCAGCACCGGCCCCTGCCCGCCCGGCCCCAGCGCGGCCGTGGGCAGCCCCTCCAGCCGCCGCTCCAGCTCGGCCAGGCGCCGGTGCAGCTCgtccggcggcggggcggcgggggccagGCGGCTGCTCAGGCTGCTGATGTGCCGCTGCACCGACTCCACCGCGTCCCGGTTGCGCTGGTCCACCGAGCCCACCAGCTTCTCCAGCGCCCGCATGCGCTCCCGGTCCTCGGCCGCCTGCC is from Patagioenas fasciata isolate bPatFas1 chromosome 3, bPatFas1.hap1, whole genome shotgun sequence and encodes:
- the EMILIN1 gene encoding EMILIN-1 isoform X2, coding for MAPWLWPCLLAAQALAANFPPRYSLYTGGAAPLSAVQATAPQGPAAAHGAARAASRHRNWCAYVVTRRVSCVVEDGVESFVKPDYQPCAWGQLQCPRVLAYRSFLRPRYKVAQRTVSELAWRCCQGYSGEDCTEGPAAPLPTGRPPPRPGRPTLSGFGNPLSGLGGEGGGDAEKVRRLEEQVRRLSEQVEELRAGPPEHPRPAANGGPEGEQVADAAAPAEVREALSHVQRRLEELESRLRRQESARDGPGPALSELEQRLQETCAACAAGTEGLRRQAAEDRERMRALEKLVGSVDQRNRDAVESVQRHISSLSSRLAPAAPPPDELHRRLAELERRLEGLPTAALGPGGQGPVLARRLAELEGRLNASRAGPWSPEPEPRQGGLPGRLANLSRAVEGLAASGAQRGARLAELEGLLARCGQPCPATPAPAGRDGDGQLGPLVRQLERRLQDTEGQLRALGSGGDGLAGTLRGLRADRAELRELLGVQGEALGGLAGRLEPGGAVAEELAQLRNRTGRLEAELGGLRDGPCPRTCAPGPELERLRAQVDACTAACGPARPGPAAAPPEPEPPLDGFGVFGGPSPSELRALRDELAAALLGLGGLNGTVQGLQDALDQQDARQRQLGSVTDRIVAELDQAAAAAAAREAESEERLEALVRELTRAGGCPAGLEPRVAKLEGLCEQLDAVAGGLRGLRDGLGRHVAGLWGAVRELNGSAAAHAALLHKALDSQLPRRLNALNSSLQHLRGDVLRLEQRDRDGPPGPPGPAGPRGEMGPPGPSGPPGKDGEQGPMGPPGLPGERGAVGAPGSVPRIAFSAALSTQRAEPGTVPFDQVLLNDGGAYDPETGTFTAPVSGRYLVSAVLTGHKGEQLEAVLSRSNQGIARLDSAGFQPEGLEKEPVAALQPSPGALGVFSLLLPLAAGETLCVDLVSGRLAHAPDEPLTVFSGALLYDTDEP
- the EMILIN1 gene encoding EMILIN-1 isoform X1 gives rise to the protein MAPWLWPCLLAAQALAANFPPRYSLYTGGAAPLSAVQATAPQGPAAAHGAARAASRHRNWCAYVVTRRVSCVVEDGVESFVKPDYQPCAWGQLQCPRVLAYRSFLRPRYKVAQRTVSELAWRCCQGYSGEDCTEGPAAPLPTGRPPPRPGRPTLSGFGNPLSGLGGEAGGGDAEKVRRLEEQVRRLSEQVEELRAGPPEHPRPAANGGPEGEQVADAAAPAEVREALSHVQRRLEELESRLRRQESARDGPGPALSELEQRLQETCAACAAGTEGLRRQAAEDRERMRALEKLVGSVDQRNRDAVESVQRHISSLSSRLAPAAPPPDELHRRLAELERRLEGLPTAALGPGGQGPVLARRLAELEGRLNASRAGPWSPEPEPRQGGLPGRLANLSRAVEGLAASGAQRGARLAELEGLLARCGQPCPATPAPAGRDGDGQLGPLVRQLERRLQDTEGQLRALGSGGDGLAGTLRGLRADRAELRELLGVQGEALGGLAGRLEPGGAVAEELAQLRNRTGRLEAELGGLRDGPCPRTCAPGPELERLRAQVDACTAACGPARPGPAAAPPEPEPPLDGFGVFGGPSPSELRALRDELAAALLGLGGLNGTVQGLQDALDQQDARQRQLGSVTDRIVAELDQAAAAAAAREAESEERLEALVRELTRAGGCPAGLEPRVAKLEGLCEQLDAVAGGLRGLRDGLGRHVAGLWGAVRELNGSAAAHAALLHKALDSQLPRRLNALNSSLQHLRGDVLRLEQRDRDGPPGPPGPAGPRGEMGPPGPSGPPGKDGEQGPMGPPGLPGERGAVGAPGSVPRIAFSAALSTQRAEPGTVPFDQVLLNDGGAYDPETGTFTAPVSGRYLVSAVLTGHKGEQLEAVLSRSNQGIARLDSAGFQPEGLEKEPVAALQPSPGALGVFSLLLPLAAGETLCVDLVSGRLAHAPDEPLTVFSGALLYDTDEP